TTATTGTCTTCCTTCATCTTTGGAAATTTATCTATATAATTCTTTGCAACCTTAAATAGATTTTCGTTGGCTATACTGTGATCCCAATTATCAAGAGTGAATTTTCTAGATTTGTTATTCATGAGGCTGTTGGAGATTACCTGATTGAGCCTTATCTGTTTTTCCAGGTTTTTATCTCTTATTCTCTGTGCCTTTAGAGCTTCTCTTCTGCAGCGACAGGCTCTTGGATAGAGTCTTGTTCCAAACCAGGTGGTTATAATAGTGCCTATAGGTTCTTTGCAAATAGGGCATTTGTGGATTGCAGCAGTTTCATATACTGAATCCAACTTCACATTTTCTGATTTCCCCAGAACTTTCTTTGTAAGCAGCATTTTTATTCTCCCTTCTGCTATTTTCATTTAAATAGCTTTCAAATTTTGTACCAAATAGTGTTTCTGGTCTTAGGTACTGTTCCATATCTGTGTCTAACCATTGTTTAGATTTATTGTCTATGACTTTGTAGAAATCTTTTAGTGTAAAACCCTCACTTTCTCTCTTTTTTATGAGATGTTGTATTTTTTTACTGCTGGCTTTATAGCTTGTACCACATTTTGAGTTCAAGTATTCCACAGCAGCAATTTGGATATCCTTTTTTATATTTTTTAAATCTTTAGTAAAGGGATATTCTAGTAAGGGAGTCTTTTGTTCAGTATGTAAAATCTTAGGGGCTGTGGATACTGAACCGGAAGGATAAGGATTTCCATCCTTAGGCACTGCGGTTTTTTCTACAGAGTCTTCAGATAAATCATCATAAAAAATTCTTAGATTTTTACCCCTTTTAGCTGCTGCTTTGGAAACTAAATTTTTATATTCAGTACCTAGTTTGTAATAGGAATATACACCTTTATCTTTTACTGTAATGTGCTTCAACAGGTTGAGACTTGTCATATATCTAAGCCTTCTGTAAATAGCATCTTTTTTAAGATTAAGAATAGGCAGATCTTCTACTATGTTTTTATAGTTAAGCCAGTAATAAATTTCACCCTTAAAGTTTTTCTCTACCATGTTGCCGCTGTTTATGAACTTTTCAACATATCTTAAAAGTACAATATCTATGGTGTCGAGGCCCAGTTCAACTAATTTAATTTGATTATAGCCATAGACGGTAAATTGCATTTTATCACTCTCCGTTAAATTGTATTGATGATACTATAATATTTTATGGGATAAATTGACAAGTGCATATTTGTTCTAAAAAGCTTGAAATTAACTGATTATTTTTTATTTTCTCATTATATCCTTAGATGACATTTATTTCTATATCAATTGACATATTTTATGTAGTTTTGTATTAAATAAATTTATTTTAATGAATTATATAATTATATTAAAAAATAATAAGTACTATAAATATAGATACGATTATTTATTTCAAATATTTACAGTACAGAAATCTCGATGTTGATGTGAGTTTTTGTAAATATAAATTATTCAAGCTTAGTTATTCTCAATTATAAGAGACACATATATCTATATATATATGGATAAAAAATATATGTAAATTTAATAATATTAACGATGAATATGATTACATAAAATCTATAATTATCTATTAATCTATAAAGACATTTTGTCATCTTACATATGATTATTTTTAAATTTAATATTTATTTAGTATTACATTTTACGACAAAATTAATACATATATTGGAAATTACCATTATATTTTTGGCAAAATATAATATAATTAAATAACAAATTATAAATAATATATACAAAATATTACTAAAGCATTATGGAATTGTTACGATAATTTAATAAAACAATTATATATTTTACTTGACGTATACTTATGAAAATATTAAATCAACCGTTAAAGCAGTATGCAGTATATTGTAGATATTACAAAATAGGAATAAACATATACTTATTTAATTTATATTGTATATTATAGTGAAATTGGATAATAAAATAATTAATTATGTTATTATCCAATTTTTATTTAAAAGCTGCGAAAGGAGGTGAGAAAGATAAAAAGAAAAAAGGCTATAATGATTGCCATAATTGTACTGTTTTTTTTAAGCCTTGGCGGAGTTATATCTGTTAAAGCCTATAATAGTTATAATGTGAAACAGAATCTTGATTTAGGTAATAAGTACTTATCTGATGGTAAATATGAACAAGCTATACTGGCTTTTGAAAAAGTTATTTCTATTGAACCTTCCAATGTAGAAGCTAGAGTGGGATTATCAAAGGCTTATGTAGCTCTTAAAAGGTTTAAATCTGCTGAAAAAGTTTTATCAGAAGGTATTAGAATAATGGAAAAGAAACCTGATTCAAGGCTTTATAGTGCCCTTGCAGATGTGTATTTAAAACAGGATAAAGTACAGGATGCAATTAAAATACTTGATGAGGGTTATAGTGCTACTCACGATAAGGGTATTAAGGAACAACTGAATGATATTAGTTCAAGAATTACTATACAATCAGAAAGTATAGATGTGCAGGTGGGGAAAAGCTTATCTCTAAAGTTATATGCTACTGATAGTGATGGTAAACTTTTAGAACTTACTGGAAATTGGATGCTTCAAAATTCTTCTTTGGGTGCGTTGACATCTTCAAAAGGATTTAATGTTGGATTTAATGCTAACTCTGTAGGTAGTGAAGTAATAATAGTCAAAATAGGATCAATTACAAAGAGAATAACCATTAATGTTAAACAACATATTTTACAGTCTATTGATATTGTAGCAGATAAGGAAAATCCTGTAGTAGGTGAAAGTATAAATTTAAAGGCTGTTGGTAAAGATCAGAGTGGAAAGGAAATGGATATTAATCCAACTTGGAGTGTTAATAATGACACTGGAAGTTTAGCTAATCCACAGGGGACAACAAATACTTTAAAGCTCAATAAAAATGGAAAAGTAGGAGTGAATGTATCACAGGATAAGGTAAAAGGAAGTAAAACAATTACAGTAAATAAGAAGAAGTATAGTGTTGCTACTAGTGTATCTGGCAGAGGAAGCATTACAGCTTCACATAATGCAGATAAATATGATGAAGGTACAAATGTGAAATATACTGCAGTGCCACAGAATGGCTGGGTGTTTAAAGGATGGCAGGGAAGCGTCAGTGGGTCTGCAAATCCAATAACAGTGAATATCAATGCAAATAAAACAGTAAAGGCAGTATTTGTTCAAAAACAATTTACTCTTAATACAAATGTTAGAGGACAAGGTACTGTAAGGAGAGATGTAAATAGATCTTCATATACGAATAGCAGTGTGGTAACACTTACAACATCAGCACCAAGTGGGTGGAAGTTTGATCATTGGACTGGTGATGCTGCTGGAAATTCAAGGTCAATTAAAGTACTTATGAATAGTAATAAAAACGTAACAGCAGTATTTGTACAAGTTCCACAAGCACCAGTTAAATCTCAGCCGATATTGTCAGCACCAAAGCCTGAGCAAAAGCCTGAAATAAAACCAGAGCCAAAACCTGCTCCAATACCGAAGCCAGAGTCAGTTCAGGAACCGGCACCAAAACCTGAACCGAAGCCAGAGCCTTTATCAAAGCCAACTCCGGCACCTACTTATGAATTGAAGACAGATAGCAGTGGGCAGGGAACAGTTACGAGAGATGTATCAGGTGATAAATATCAAAGTGACAGTATAGTAACCTTAACAGCAACAGCAGAAGAAGGCTGGTATTTTGATCACTGGGAAGGTGATGTAACAGGGACTACAAATTCAGTACAAGTAACAATGGACAAATCAAAGACTGTGAAAGCAGTGTTTGTACAAGATGAATATGAATTGACCACAAGTACTGAAGGACAGGGAACTGTTACAATATCTCCTGAACAGGATAAATATCTAAGTGGTAGTGAAGTAACCTTAACAGCAACAGCAGAAGAAGGCTGGTATTTTGATCACTGGGAAGGCGATGTAACAGGAACTACAAATTCAGTACAAGTAACAATGGACAAATCAAAGACTGTGAAAGCAGTGTTTGTACAAGATGAATATGAATTGACCACAAGTACTGAAGGACAGGGAACTGTTACAATATCTCCTGAACAGGATAAATATCTAAGTGGTAGTGAAGTAACCTTAACAGCAACAGCAGAAGAAGGATGGCACTTTGATCACTGGGAAGGCGATGTAACAGGAACAGCGAATCCAGTACAGGTAACAATGGACAAATCAAAGACTGTGAAAGCAGTGTTTGTACAAGATGAATATGAATTGACCACAAGTACTGAAGGACAGGGAACTGTTACAATATCTCCTGAACAGGATAAATATCTAAGTGGTAGTGAAGTAACCTTAACAGCAACAGCAGAAGAAGGATGGCACTTTGATCACTGGGAAGGCGATGTAACAGGGACTACAAATTCAGTACAAGTAACAATGGACAAGTCCAAGACTGTGAAAGCAGTATTTGTACAAGATACAATAATTAATGGAAAAGTTACAGATGAGACTAATGACCATCCAATTGAAAGTGTTACTGTGAATGTTAGAAGTGGAAATGATGTTCATGAGGGAAAGATACTAGAAACCATAACTACTGATGCTAATGGAAAGTATACTATTAACAATCTGTCAGCAGGTAACTACACATTGCAGCTTTCAGCACCAGGTTATAATACAAGATACTATAATGTAATAGCTACTACAGGACAAACTATAGAAACTAAAAGTGAATTACTTCCAGTAATAAATGATGATAGCATAAGAAGTATACTTACCTGGAATGATTCAGTGAGTGATTTAGATACTCACTTAGTTACTCCAAAACAAGTTGAAGTTAAGTATAGTAACGAAGATGATGGAGAATCCGCTAAATTAAATCAAGATGTAACAGATGGAAACGGTCCTGAAACTATTACAATTTACAATCAGCAGCCAGGAAGTTACTTATACAGTATTTATAATTACTCTGGTTCACCAGAAATAAAGACATCAAATGCAGGTATTAAAGTTTATAGAGGGAATACACTTATAAACACATTTAATATATCTGATGCGGAAGGAACTGGCAGGTACTGGAATGTATTCAGTATAGATGGCGACACAATAACATCTATTAACAGTATTGCAGATTCAAATAAGTATTCATTGACTACTGAAGTAGAAGGACAGGGAACTGTTAATGAAAATTCATATGTACAGAGTAATGAGTACACAATTGGCAGTACAGTGACTTTGACAGCAGCACCAGATACAGGCTGGCATTTTGATCACTGGGAAGATGCATCAGGAGAACAAATAGGAACTGACAGTACATTGTCATTGACTATGGATAGTGATAAGACTGTAAAAGCAGTATTTTTAGAAGATTAGTATGCATTAATACTTATTGAATATGACTGCTATTATGAGCATTTAATGTATAATAATCAAACTAATAATTAAATAGGATTTCCTATCTATAATAAAAGTTATATATTTTTTATGGAATTCATGGAAATCCTATTTTTCTTAAACAAAAATATATTATGAAGAATGGAAGTGAAAAAATGATAAACAAAAAATATTCAGTAATTTTATTTGCAATATTAAGTCTTATATTTATTTTTTCTTTTACGACTAAAGTTTATGCAGATGACAAAGTAACCTTTAAAGATAAAAATCTTGAAAATGTGGTTAGATCAGCTATAGATAAAAATTCAGGAGATATAATGGAAGGCGATGTTTCAGGTATTACAAATCTTGATGCTTCCAGTAAGAAGATATCAGATTTAGATGGATTGGAAAATTTAACGGCTTTAAAGAATTTGAATCTGG
This genomic window from Clostridium pasteurianum DSM 525 = ATCC 6013 contains:
- a CDS encoding conserved phage C-terminal domain-containing protein, whose protein sequence is MQFTVYGYNQIKLVELGLDTIDIVLLRYVEKFINSGNMVEKNFKGEIYYWLNYKNIVEDLPILNLKKDAIYRRLRYMTSLNLLKHITVKDKGVYSYYKLGTEYKNLVSKAAAKRGKNLRIFYDDLSEDSVEKTAVPKDGNPYPSGSVSTAPKILHTEQKTPLLEYPFTKDLKNIKKDIQIAAVEYLNSKCGTSYKASSKKIQHLIKKRESEGFTLKDFYKVIDNKSKQWLDTDMEQYLRPETLFGTKFESYLNENSRRENKNAAYKESSGEIRKCEVGFSI
- a CDS encoding InlB B-repeat-containing protein, whose translation is MRKIKRKKAIMIAIIVLFFLSLGGVISVKAYNSYNVKQNLDLGNKYLSDGKYEQAILAFEKVISIEPSNVEARVGLSKAYVALKRFKSAEKVLSEGIRIMEKKPDSRLYSALADVYLKQDKVQDAIKILDEGYSATHDKGIKEQLNDISSRITIQSESIDVQVGKSLSLKLYATDSDGKLLELTGNWMLQNSSLGALTSSKGFNVGFNANSVGSEVIIVKIGSITKRITINVKQHILQSIDIVADKENPVVGESINLKAVGKDQSGKEMDINPTWSVNNDTGSLANPQGTTNTLKLNKNGKVGVNVSQDKVKGSKTITVNKKKYSVATSVSGRGSITASHNADKYDEGTNVKYTAVPQNGWVFKGWQGSVSGSANPITVNINANKTVKAVFVQKQFTLNTNVRGQGTVRRDVNRSSYTNSSVVTLTTSAPSGWKFDHWTGDAAGNSRSIKVLMNSNKNVTAVFVQVPQAPVKSQPILSAPKPEQKPEIKPEPKPAPIPKPESVQEPAPKPEPKPEPLSKPTPAPTYELKTDSSGQGTVTRDVSGDKYQSDSIVTLTATAEEGWYFDHWEGDVTGTTNSVQVTMDKSKTVKAVFVQDEYELTTSTEGQGTVTISPEQDKYLSGSEVTLTATAEEGWYFDHWEGDVTGTTNSVQVTMDKSKTVKAVFVQDEYELTTSTEGQGTVTISPEQDKYLSGSEVTLTATAEEGWHFDHWEGDVTGTANPVQVTMDKSKTVKAVFVQDEYELTTSTEGQGTVTISPEQDKYLSGSEVTLTATAEEGWHFDHWEGDVTGTTNSVQVTMDKSKTVKAVFVQDTIINGKVTDETNDHPIESVTVNVRSGNDVHEGKILETITTDANGKYTINNLSAGNYTLQLSAPGYNTRYYNVIATTGQTIETKSELLPVINDDSIRSILTWNDSVSDLDTHLVTPKQVEVKYSNEDDGESAKLNQDVTDGNGPETITIYNQQPGSYLYSIYNYSGSPEIKTSNAGIKVYRGNTLINTFNISDAEGTGRYWNVFSIDGDTITSINSIADSNKYSLTTEVEGQGTVNENSYVQSNEYTIGSTVTLTAAPDTGWHFDHWEDASGEQIGTDSTLSLTMDSDKTVKAVFLED